A genomic segment from Pistricoccus aurantiacus encodes:
- a CDS encoding aldo/keto reductase: MDYRPLGHSGLMVSKMVLGTVPFGGAHGFEKAASVGVEDASRILDIAFEAGINTIDTADLYSLGVTEEVTGKALGKKRNDIILATKGRSPLGDDPNNTGASRYHLIRAVEASLKRLGTDHIDLYQLHNWDGLTPIEETLEAMHHLVISGKVRYYGTSNYSGWQMMKMLGKAETHHYLKPVSQQIYYTPESREAEYELLPLALDQNIASLIWGPMGEGFLTGKVRRGQNTPPNTRQGEGWPEPYIHDMERAYDIIEELFAIGEVHDCSPARVCLAWLMNRPGVTSLIFGARTEEHLRDNLAATELKLSDEEHQRLEKLTRPIPLYPYWHRIVCGMDRWDPAEKPFLEGYAETIKHRDDDRASKSSDS; the protein is encoded by the coding sequence ATGGATTATCGTCCGCTGGGCCATTCCGGCCTGATGGTATCGAAGATGGTGCTGGGCACGGTGCCCTTCGGCGGCGCCCACGGCTTCGAGAAAGCCGCCAGCGTCGGCGTGGAGGACGCCTCGAGAATCCTCGATATCGCTTTCGAGGCCGGTATCAACACGATCGATACCGCCGACCTCTACTCCCTGGGCGTGACCGAGGAGGTCACCGGCAAGGCGCTGGGCAAGAAGCGCAACGACATCATTCTCGCCACCAAGGGGCGCAGCCCTCTCGGTGATGATCCCAACAACACCGGCGCCTCCCGCTATCATCTGATTCGTGCCGTCGAGGCGAGTCTCAAGCGCCTGGGCACGGATCATATCGACCTCTATCAGTTGCATAACTGGGACGGCCTTACGCCCATCGAGGAAACCCTCGAGGCCATGCATCATCTCGTCATCAGCGGCAAGGTGCGCTACTACGGCACCTCGAACTACAGCGGCTGGCAGATGATGAAGATGCTCGGCAAGGCGGAAACGCATCATTATCTCAAGCCGGTCAGCCAGCAGATCTACTACACGCCCGAATCCCGGGAGGCGGAATACGAACTGCTGCCCCTGGCGCTGGATCAGAACATCGCCAGCCTGATCTGGGGTCCCATGGGAGAAGGCTTTCTCACCGGCAAGGTGCGCCGAGGCCAGAACACGCCGCCGAACACCCGCCAGGGCGAAGGCTGGCCGGAACCCTATATCCATGACATGGAGCGAGCCTACGACATCATCGAGGAGCTGTTCGCCATCGGCGAAGTCCACGACTGCTCCCCGGCCCGGGTCTGCCTGGCCTGGCTGATGAACCGGCCCGGGGTGACCTCGCTGATCTTCGGCGCTCGAACCGAAGAACACCTGCGGGATAACCTGGCGGCAACGGAGCTCAAGCTCAGCGACGAAGAGCATCAGCGTCTGGAAAAACTGACCCGCCCGATACCGCTCTATCCCTACTGGCACCGCATCGTCTGCGGCATGGACCGCTGGGATCCAGCGGAAAAACCGTTCCTGGAAGGCTACGCCGAGACCATCAAACATCGCGACGACGATCGCGCCTCGAAATCTTCCGACAGTTGA
- a CDS encoding type II toxin-antitoxin system VapC family toxin, with product MHYLVDTCVISEIVKPSPAPQVVEWLVNVEEDRLFLSVLTIGELQKGISALAAGRKRQRLQTWLDQELTRRFERRLLPIDQETAQEWGVISAQARLKGLAAPVIDTLLAATARRHNLVLITRNLRDFTPFDVRLFNPWQLD from the coding sequence ATGCACTATCTCGTCGATACCTGTGTGATTTCCGAGATAGTCAAGCCTTCCCCCGCACCGCAGGTCGTCGAATGGCTGGTAAATGTGGAAGAAGATCGTTTGTTTTTAAGCGTACTGACGATAGGTGAATTACAAAAAGGAATTTCGGCACTTGCTGCCGGTAGAAAACGCCAGCGGCTTCAAACATGGCTAGATCAAGAGCTTACCCGGCGTTTTGAAAGACGCTTATTGCCGATCGATCAGGAAACGGCGCAAGAGTGGGGCGTTATCAGCGCCCAGGCACGCCTCAAAGGATTGGCTGCTCCGGTAATCGATACCCTGCTGGCCGCTACGGCACGCCGACATAATCTAGTATTGATCACACGAAACCTTCGCGACTTTACTCCCTTCGATGTCCGATTATTTAATCCTTGGCAACTCGACTGA
- a CDS encoding type II toxin-antitoxin system prevent-host-death family antitoxin yields MEWQLQLAKSKLSELVETTSREGPQVITVRGKRKVVMISAEEYDALVQRNSQGSLVEFLRASPLAEVELDLERSHDEGREVAL; encoded by the coding sequence GTGGAATGGCAGCTGCAATTGGCTAAAAGCAAGCTTAGCGAACTGGTCGAAACGACAAGCCGTGAGGGACCCCAAGTCATCACCGTTCGCGGTAAGCGCAAAGTAGTGATGATTTCCGCGGAAGAGTACGACGCCCTAGTACAACGGAATTCGCAAGGCTCGCTAGTCGAGTTTCTGCGCGCCTCACCCTTGGCAGAGGTTGAGCTTGATCTTGAGCGGTCACATGATGAAGGACGCGAGGTAGCACTATAA
- a CDS encoding CNNM domain-containing protein, which translates to MLILAAFALLSIGFSFLCSILEAALLSLTPSYIAQLKESRPKLHQALFQLKADIDRPLAAILTLNTIAHTVGATGVGAQVSVLYGEAHIAVASAVMTLLILVLSEIIPKTIGATYWRSLAPWLPPLLRSMMVLLSPFIWLSELITTRIGKAEQDVDIRSEIKALAQIGRDERALDEDEVRTIVNILNLHEITVESVMTPRTVCEILPPELTVQEFNAHYDKRQFTRFPVMDEGERALGYVHRADIHHADDAQTMKTLVHSVDIILETDDVEGVFTAMLKDRGHMRLVYDEHGAWVGLITLEDVIETILGQDIVDETDSVQNLRRYAKQRWLKRIKRDVSAS; encoded by the coding sequence ATGCTTATACTAGCGGCCTTCGCTTTACTCTCCATCGGCTTCTCCTTTCTTTGTTCGATATTGGAAGCTGCCCTTTTATCGCTGACCCCAAGCTATATCGCCCAGTTGAAAGAAAGCCGGCCCAAGCTGCATCAGGCGCTTTTCCAGCTGAAAGCCGATATCGATCGCCCCTTGGCCGCCATCCTGACGCTGAACACCATTGCCCATACCGTCGGCGCCACCGGGGTCGGCGCCCAGGTTTCGGTGCTTTACGGCGAAGCCCATATCGCCGTGGCGTCCGCGGTCATGACCTTGTTGATCCTGGTGCTCTCCGAGATCATACCGAAGACCATCGGCGCGACGTATTGGCGAAGTCTGGCCCCGTGGTTGCCGCCCTTGTTGCGTTCGATGATGGTGCTGCTGTCGCCCTTCATCTGGCTCTCCGAGTTGATCACCACGCGAATCGGCAAGGCGGAGCAGGATGTGGATATACGCAGTGAAATCAAAGCGCTGGCACAAATCGGCCGGGATGAGCGGGCACTGGACGAAGACGAGGTGCGCACCATCGTCAATATTCTCAACCTCCACGAAATCACCGTGGAGAGCGTCATGACGCCGCGTACGGTCTGCGAAATCCTGCCGCCGGAACTCACCGTCCAAGAGTTCAATGCCCATTACGATAAAAGACAGTTCACACGCTTTCCGGTGATGGATGAAGGCGAGCGGGCATTGGGTTATGTGCACCGGGCCGATATCCATCACGCCGACGACGCGCAAACCATGAAGACGCTGGTGCACTCGGTGGATATCATCCTGGAAACCGACGATGTCGAAGGGGTATTCACGGCGATGCTCAAGGATCGCGGCCATATGCGCCTGGTCTACGATGAGCATGGTGCCTGGGTAGGGCTGATTACCCTGGAAGACGTGATCGAGACGATCCTAGGTCAGGACATCGTCGATGAGACGGACAGCGTTCAGAACCTGCGCAGATACGCCAAGCAACGTTGGCTAAAGCGTATCAAACGCGATGTCAGCGCCTCCTGA
- the relB gene encoding type II toxin-antitoxin system RelB family antitoxin, translated as MLAIRLPVEIEERLDKLAKATGRTKTYYAREAILEYLDDLEDIYLAEQTLERVRRGETRTHTLDEVERDLGLAD; from the coding sequence ATGCTGGCAATCCGACTGCCCGTCGAGATCGAAGAGCGTCTTGACAAGCTGGCCAAGGCAACCGGTCGCACTAAGACTTATTATGCACGTGAAGCCATTCTTGAGTATCTCGATGATCTAGAGGATATCTACCTGGCGGAGCAAACGCTGGAGCGAGTACGCCGTGGCGAAACTCGCACCCATACCCTGGACGAGGTGGAGCGGGATCTTGGCCTGGCGGATTGA
- a CDS encoding amphi-Trp domain-containing protein produces the protein MSNKTDRDIEKSYPTADFVAKLRRLADSLEQGKRFEISIAGERIRVPAGATYNIEHEREEGEEEIEFQIKWKNE, from the coding sequence ATGAGCAACAAGACCGACAGAGACATCGAGAAGAGCTACCCCACCGCCGACTTCGTCGCCAAGCTGCGCCGACTCGCGGATTCCCTGGAACAAGGCAAGCGATTTGAAATCAGCATCGCCGGCGAGCGCATCCGCGTGCCTGCCGGCGCGACCTACAATATCGAGCACGAGCGAGAAGAGGGCGAGGAGGAGATCGAGTTTCAGATCAAGTGGAAGAACGAGTGA